A genomic segment from Myxococcales bacterium encodes:
- the grxC gene encoding glutaredoxin 3 translates to MMPVRVYTTTSCSYCVMAKALLAKRSVPYQEIDVTFDDAKRAWLVQATRRRTVPQIFIGETPIGGYDELAKLDRSGRLAELLGSASEST, encoded by the coding sequence ATGATGCCGGTCCGCGTCTACACGACCACGAGCTGCAGCTATTGCGTCATGGCCAAAGCGCTCCTCGCCAAGCGCAGCGTGCCCTACCAAGAGATCGACGTCACCTTCGACGACGCGAAACGCGCCTGGCTTGTCCAGGCCACCAGGCGCCGCACGGTTCCGCAGATCTTCATCGGCGAAACGCCCATCGGCGGCTACGACGAGCTAGCCAAGCTCGACCGTTCAGGACGCCTCGCCGAACTCTTGGGGTCCGCGAGCGAGTCGACGTAG
- a CDS encoding aminotransferase class I/II-fold pyridoxal phosphate-dependent enzyme, whose amino-acid sequence MHLIQSHQTRPSDDPIFALNKEATERRKKGESIVNATVGALLHDDGKLAVMPTAAKAVHDVPADEWAAYAPIAGSPDFLAAVMDDLFAGDARYRAQSVAVATPGGSGALRHALANFLEPGQAILTTNYYWGPYQTIADEAERRVDTFSMFNGSGAFDVEALDRALAAQLAKQGRALLFLNDPCQNPTGYSMRPEEWAAVATCLAQHAKKAPVTLLNDIAYAAYGESRLATVLDACAPLLGETAVLFAWSASKTFTHYGLRVGALVATIGDKAERGAVENALSYSSRGTWSNCTRGGQRAITHLLTNGDARAACARERDSLKAMLHARVAAFNREAALKGLRYPRYEGGFFVTVFHDDAKKKAERMREEGVYVVPLAGALRVGLCSVAEADVPRLVAALA is encoded by the coding sequence ATGCACCTCATTCAGTCCCATCAGACCCGCCCCTCCGACGACCCGATTTTCGCGCTTAACAAGGAGGCCACGGAGCGGCGCAAGAAGGGCGAGTCGATCGTCAACGCGACCGTTGGGGCGCTGCTTCACGACGATGGCAAACTCGCCGTGATGCCAACGGCAGCCAAGGCCGTGCACGACGTTCCCGCCGACGAGTGGGCTGCCTACGCCCCCATCGCCGGGAGCCCAGACTTTCTCGCGGCGGTCATGGACGACCTCTTCGCCGGCGACGCGCGCTACCGGGCCCAGTCGGTCGCGGTGGCGACACCCGGCGGCAGCGGCGCGCTGAGGCACGCGCTCGCGAACTTCCTCGAGCCAGGCCAGGCGATCCTCACGACGAACTATTATTGGGGCCCCTACCAAACGATCGCCGACGAAGCGGAGCGACGCGTCGACACGTTCTCGATGTTCAACGGCTCGGGCGCCTTCGACGTCGAAGCCCTCGACCGAGCCCTCGCCGCGCAGCTCGCCAAGCAGGGCCGCGCCCTCTTGTTCCTGAATGACCCGTGCCAAAACCCGACCGGCTATTCGATGAGGCCCGAAGAGTGGGCCGCCGTGGCGACGTGCTTGGCTCAGCACGCGAAGAAGGCGCCGGTGACGTTACTCAACGACATTGCCTACGCGGCCTACGGTGAGAGCCGCCTCGCGACGGTCTTGGACGCGTGCGCCCCGTTGCTCGGCGAGACCGCGGTGCTCTTTGCGTGGAGCGCCTCGAAGACGTTCACGCACTATGGCCTCCGCGTTGGCGCGTTGGTCGCGACCATCGGCGACAAGGCCGAACGGGGCGCCGTGGAGAACGCGCTGAGCTATTCGTCACGCGGAACGTGGTCGAATTGCACCCGCGGCGGCCAGCGGGCCATTACGCACCTGCTCACCAACGGCGACGCACGGGCGGCCTGCGCACGCGAACGCGACAGCCTCAAAGCGATGCTTCACGCGCGCGTTGCCGCGTTCAATCGTGAGGCCGCGCTCAAAGGACTTCGCTACCCGCGGTACGAGGGAGGTTTTTTCGTGACGGTCTTCCACGACGACGCGAAGAAGAAGGCGGAGCGGATGCGCGAAGAAGGCGTGTACGTGGTGCCGCTGGCGGGCGCGTTGCGGGTCGGTCTTTGCTCGGTGGCCGAAGCGGATGTGCCGCGGCTCGTCGCCGCGCTCGCGTAG
- a CDS encoding prolipoprotein diacylglyceryl transferase — MFPILFRIPLPKTPIQYWWALAAVVAIALVYGLAAQRKANREGALWGFGVAVAAGIAAYVFRDKTFAAAQLPIYSYGVMLGLSLIVGWYLTLGLAEREGLPKEVMANCYVVTALAALAGSRVLYIVTNLDEFQTFADVFAMRRGGLVAYGGFIGGFLGSWGYLASQRLRLMPWADVAVPSLASGLLITRIGCYLFGCDFGKRLSDTAPAFLQKLGTFPHWTTGTLDGGEGAPAYVRHLEQFRGTDLGARLIRDNHSLAVHPTQIYESLVGAGLLVLLLAQRRHQKFRGQIFFLFVFGYGFARFLLETIRDDVERGSYGPVMSEHVLVPLALLVFGLAFIFGIALGIEDPRMRTVARVLALVPPVIAYAMLKPASFGGSVAMQLSTSQLIALTTAALVSLYYARMWQEAALRPQVAMSLGLPAEHAPTRKPPSVKEREAEEEDEDGERGDVRTEVAAPVGKRKARESQEKTEETRTPGEKTEEMRIPDPTEPIAVREPTEKLIEGLREATEPMKAPPKAEET; from the coding sequence ATGTTCCCCATTCTCTTTAGGATCCCCCTTCCGAAGACGCCCATCCAGTACTGGTGGGCCCTCGCCGCGGTGGTCGCCATCGCGCTCGTCTACGGCCTCGCCGCGCAGCGCAAGGCGAACCGCGAAGGTGCGCTCTGGGGGTTTGGTGTCGCCGTCGCGGCCGGCATCGCAGCCTACGTCTTCCGCGACAAGACCTTCGCCGCGGCGCAACTCCCCATCTACTCGTACGGCGTCATGCTCGGCCTGTCGCTCATCGTCGGCTGGTACCTCACGCTCGGTCTCGCGGAGCGCGAGGGGCTGCCGAAGGAGGTCATGGCCAACTGCTACGTCGTCACGGCGCTCGCCGCGTTGGCCGGCTCGCGGGTGCTCTACATCGTGACCAACCTCGACGAATTCCAGACCTTCGCCGACGTCTTCGCCATGCGCCGCGGCGGACTCGTGGCCTACGGCGGTTTCATCGGCGGCTTCCTCGGGAGCTGGGGCTACTTGGCGTCGCAGCGGCTTCGCCTGATGCCTTGGGCCGACGTCGCCGTGCCGAGCCTCGCCTCGGGCCTCTTGATCACGCGCATCGGCTGCTACCTCTTCGGCTGCGATTTCGGCAAGCGGCTCAGCGACACGGCACCGGCCTTCCTCCAGAAGCTCGGCACGTTCCCCCACTGGACCACGGGAACGCTCGATGGCGGCGAAGGCGCGCCCGCGTACGTGCGGCACCTCGAGCAGTTCCGCGGCACGGATCTCGGCGCGCGGCTCATTCGCGACAACCACTCGCTGGCGGTCCACCCGACGCAAATCTACGAGTCGCTCGTCGGGGCCGGGCTCCTCGTCCTCTTGCTCGCGCAGCGGCGGCACCAGAAGTTTCGCGGCCAAATCTTCTTCTTGTTCGTCTTTGGCTACGGCTTTGCGCGTTTTCTCTTGGAGACCATCCGCGACGACGTGGAGCGCGGCAGCTACGGCCCCGTCATGAGTGAGCACGTGCTCGTGCCGCTCGCGCTCTTGGTCTTTGGACTGGCGTTCATTTTTGGCATCGCCCTCGGCATCGAAGATCCGCGCATGCGCACCGTTGCGCGCGTCCTCGCGCTCGTCCCTCCGGTCATCGCCTACGCGATGCTCAAGCCGGCCTCGTTCGGCGGGAGCGTGGCCATGCAACTCTCGACGAGCCAGCTCATCGCGCTCACCACGGCGGCGCTCGTGTCCTTGTATTACGCACGCATGTGGCAAGAGGCGGCGCTACGGCCTCAGGTCGCCATGAGCCTCGGCCTGCCGGCGGAGCACGCGCCCACGCGCAAGCCCCCGAGCGTCAAGGAGCGCGAAGCGGAGGAGGAAGACGAGGACGGAGAGCGCGGCGACGTTCGCACCGAGGTCGCCGCTCCCGTCGGCAAGCGCAAGGCGAGAGAGAGCCAGGAGAAGACCGAAGAGACGAGGACGCCCGGCGAGAAGACCGAGGAGATGCGGATCCCCGATCCGACGGAGCCCATCGCCGTCCGCGAGCCCACGGAGAAACTCATCGAGGGCCTACGCGAGGCCACCGAGCCCATGAAGGCTCCGCCGAAGGCGGAGGAGACCTGA